One window of the Synechococcus sp. CC9311 genome contains the following:
- a CDS encoding tRNA (5-methylaminomethyl-2-thiouridine)(34)-methyltransferase MnmD yields MRDCVADLSVLSARFTADGSFSLHSHSFAESFHSSGGALEEANSKFVLPAQLDRFPNDSCLRVLDVCFGLGYNTAALLAALPKVGGPALECWGLELDRSPLQLALAEPRFKALWPDHVVACLEAVSTQGCWQDASRQKSVQMLWGDARQQLRHLPTGLRLDLILLDAFSPGKCPQLWSEEFLQSLADLLAPGGRLLTYCRAAAVRSSLRDAGLELRSLLPKPGEGAGWSSGTMALRPSNDDDRHLPEIGAGWRCLSVMEEEHLLTRAGVPYRDTSGTDTAALILKRREQEQALGHRPSTSSWQRKWQGGEFQRSY; encoded by the coding sequence TTGAGAGATTGCGTCGCTGATCTTTCTGTGCTGAGTGCGCGCTTCACGGCAGACGGCAGCTTCAGTTTGCATAGCCACAGCTTTGCCGAAAGCTTCCATAGTTCCGGCGGTGCCCTTGAGGAGGCCAACAGCAAGTTTGTGCTGCCCGCTCAGCTCGATCGCTTTCCCAACGACAGTTGTTTACGCGTTTTAGATGTTTGTTTTGGGCTTGGTTACAACACGGCTGCATTGCTAGCGGCCCTCCCCAAGGTGGGTGGTCCAGCTTTGGAATGTTGGGGGTTAGAACTCGATCGATCGCCTTTGCAGTTGGCCCTCGCTGAGCCGAGATTCAAAGCCCTTTGGCCTGACCATGTTGTGGCTTGTTTAGAAGCAGTTTCTACTCAGGGGTGTTGGCAGGATGCCTCTCGCCAGAAGTCGGTTCAGATGCTCTGGGGTGACGCACGACAACAACTCCGCCACTTACCAACGGGTTTGCGTTTGGATTTGATTCTTCTGGATGCCTTTTCGCCTGGAAAATGTCCCCAGCTCTGGAGTGAGGAGTTTCTACAGAGCCTTGCAGATTTGCTTGCTCCGGGGGGACGTTTGTTGACCTATTGCAGAGCAGCAGCAGTGCGAAGCAGTTTGCGCGATGCCGGTCTTGAGTTGCGCTCGCTCCTTCCTAAGCCAGGAGAAGGTGCAGGGTGGAGTTCTGGGACCATGGCGTTGCGACCCAGTAACGATGACGATCGGCATTTACCTGAAATCGGAGCTGGTTGGCGTTGTTTAAGCGTGATGGAGGAAGAGCACCTGCTGACGCGTGCTGGCGTCCCCTACCGAGATACATCAGGCACTGATACGGCTGCTTTGATTTTGAAGCGACGCGAGCAAGAACAGGCTTTAGGTCATCGCCCAAGTACCAGTTCTTGGCAGCGAAAGTGGCAGGGTGGTGAATTTCAGCGTTCATACTGA
- the aroA gene encoding 3-phosphoshikimate 1-carboxyvinyltransferase: MSGSNGSPRDLKAGGSLRGRVRVPGDKSISHRALLFGAIAEGTTTIEGLLPAEDPISTAACLRSMGTTISPIQSGEIVTIEGVGLDGLEEPSEILDCGNSGTTMRLMLGLLAGREGRHFVLTGDSSLRRRPMNRVGQPLSLLGANVRGRDHGNLAPLAVQGQRLRGAVVGTPVASAQVKSAILLAALTAEGSTSVIEPAHSRDHSERMLRAFGADLEVGGEMGRHILVRPGATLKGQHVVVPGDISSAAFWLVAGALVPGATITVENVGLNPTRTGILEVLEMMGASIEVLNRRDVAGEPVGDLQVSHGPLKAFQFGEEIMPRLVDEVPILSVAACFCDGESRISGAAELRVKETDRLAVMARQLKAMGADIDEHPDGLTIRGGHSLKGAELDSETDHRVAMSLAVAGLMAEGDSRITRSEAAAVSYPTFWDDLERLRR; this comes from the coding sequence GTGTCGGGTTCAAATGGCTCCCCAAGGGATCTGAAGGCAGGTGGCAGCCTAAGAGGCCGTGTCCGCGTTCCAGGCGATAAATCTATTTCCCACAGAGCTTTGCTTTTCGGTGCCATTGCAGAGGGCACAACCACCATTGAGGGCCTCTTGCCAGCAGAGGATCCGATTAGTACGGCTGCCTGTCTGCGATCGATGGGGACAACGATTTCGCCTATTCAGAGTGGCGAAATTGTCACCATTGAGGGCGTTGGTCTTGATGGTTTGGAAGAACCTTCGGAAATTCTTGATTGCGGGAACTCCGGAACCACAATGAGACTGATGCTGGGTCTCCTCGCTGGCCGAGAGGGTCGTCATTTTGTTTTGACCGGTGATTCTTCTCTCCGTCGCCGGCCGATGAACAGGGTTGGACAACCGCTTTCCTTATTAGGGGCAAATGTGCGTGGTCGCGATCACGGAAATTTGGCTCCGCTTGCTGTTCAAGGCCAAAGGTTGAGGGGTGCTGTGGTGGGGACACCTGTTGCCAGCGCCCAAGTGAAATCTGCCATTTTGCTGGCGGCTCTCACGGCAGAAGGGTCAACGAGTGTGATCGAACCAGCTCATTCCCGTGATCACAGTGAGCGCATGCTTAGAGCCTTTGGTGCTGACCTTGAAGTTGGTGGTGAGATGGGCAGGCATATTTTGGTGCGTCCAGGCGCCACGTTGAAGGGACAGCATGTTGTGGTGCCAGGAGATATCAGTTCTGCTGCCTTCTGGCTTGTGGCTGGTGCCCTCGTTCCTGGGGCAACGATCACGGTGGAAAATGTGGGCTTAAATCCAACCCGTACTGGAATTCTCGAAGTGTTGGAGATGATGGGCGCTTCCATTGAAGTGTTGAATCGCCGCGATGTTGCAGGTGAACCTGTAGGCGATCTTCAGGTGAGTCATGGACCTCTCAAGGCCTTTCAATTTGGAGAAGAAATCATGCCGCGCTTGGTTGATGAAGTCCCAATCCTGAGTGTGGCGGCCTGTTTTTGTGATGGAGAAAGTCGAATCAGCGGTGCAGCTGAGCTGCGTGTCAAAGAAACGGATCGACTGGCTGTGATGGCTCGGCAACTCAAAGCGATGGGTGCCGATATTGATGAACATCCCGATGGCCTCACGATTCGAGGTGGCCACTCCCTGAAAGGTGCTGAATTGGATAGTGAGACAGACCACCGTGTGGCTATGAGCCTCGCTGTTGCTGGCTTAATGGCTGAGGGTGATTCAAGAATTACCCGCAGTGAAGCAGCGGCTGTGAGTTATCCCACCTTCTGGGACGATCTTGAGAGATTGCGTCGCTGA
- a CDS encoding helix-turn-helix domain-containing protein, whose translation MDLDESKTSKFINIEEGVVRISLISTINSELFPIGFFASEWLQLEKERLRDFSLRLEALNEVKFKISSSHDPTKKIESVFHSHWLLILCMIKSSNQVEIRICRLIAILVFSFGRRNKESYTLPFELSHSQIALLVGCTRSTVTRQLGLLKEKKLISSDKNNNRILVSEKLIIQESIFVDQLQFT comes from the coding sequence ATGGATCTTGATGAGTCCAAAACCTCAAAATTCATCAACATAGAAGAAGGGGTTGTTCGGATCAGCCTCATTTCAACAATCAATTCCGAGTTGTTTCCAATCGGGTTTTTTGCATCAGAATGGTTACAACTTGAAAAGGAGAGGCTTAGAGATTTTTCATTGCGACTGGAAGCTTTGAACGAAGTCAAATTTAAAATCTCATCCAGCCATGATCCCACAAAAAAGATAGAATCCGTATTTCATTCTCACTGGTTACTAATATTATGCATGATTAAATCATCAAATCAAGTTGAAATTCGCATTTGCCGATTAATCGCTATTTTAGTATTTTCTTTTGGAAGAAGAAATAAAGAGAGCTATACGCTTCCATTTGAGTTAAGCCACTCACAAATTGCTCTACTAGTAGGCTGCACACGCTCAACCGTCACACGTCAACTTGGGCTGTTGAAAGAGAAAAAATTAATCAGCTCCGACAAAAACAATAACAGGATTCTTGTTAGCGAAAAATTAATTATACAGGAATCAATATTTGTGGATCAACTACAATTTACCTGA
- a CDS encoding ferritin — MATDVAQGPNGRALAESMNPDLLSAIQQHISIERYASVTYLAMSIWCAERELAGFYQFFDGEAKDEQSHAVHFTQYLIARSQSNDLQTLDAPRQNWDSLASLMATAFQMEADTTSSIQSVYALAERNSDTRTTVFLDPLIEAQIQSEDQFAYLLGRVKFANGDPTALLVIDNELRAGQTQRG, encoded by the coding sequence ATGGCTACCGACGTTGCTCAGGGGCCTAACGGGCGTGCACTCGCCGAGTCCATGAATCCTGATTTACTCAGCGCAATCCAACAACACATTTCGATCGAGAGATATGCCTCGGTCACCTATTTGGCCATGTCCATTTGGTGTGCGGAGCGTGAGCTTGCTGGTTTCTATCAATTTTTCGACGGCGAAGCCAAAGACGAACAGTCCCATGCAGTGCATTTCACCCAATATTTGATAGCGCGAAGTCAGTCCAACGACCTGCAAACCTTGGACGCACCACGCCAAAACTGGGACAGCCTAGCTTCCTTGATGGCAACAGCGTTTCAAATGGAAGCAGATACGACATCGTCGATTCAAAGTGTGTATGCCCTAGCTGAAAGAAACAGCGATACCAGAACAACCGTATTTCTAGACCCATTGATCGAAGCCCAAATTCAATCAGAAGATCAATTCGCTTACTTACTCGGACGAGTGAAATTCGCGAATGGTGACCCAACAGCACTGCTTGTCATTGATAACGAACTAAGAGCAGGTCAAACGCAGCGAGGTTGA
- a CDS encoding Crp/Fnr family transcriptional regulator, with protein sequence MSFRFLPDDPTSSIQIPTGQTVLVDTHGRSECMKLNVLEGIARVYCPCEETEGMTLAFLQTGDQLRTDCLCSDGICVEAMTPLRIETKSLEPSPNGYDSVNEWTLQLLRIRHLGQAEQRLHALLSLLVNRLGKRYGEWCNLPFRLTHDRIGELIGSTRVTSTRLISKLRNGEMLVTNSGEATMKLSPRLIESSPLGF encoded by the coding sequence GTGAGCTTCCGCTTTCTGCCTGACGATCCCACGTCTTCAATCCAAATCCCAACTGGGCAAACCGTTCTTGTTGACACTCACGGCCGCAGTGAGTGCATGAAATTAAATGTGCTTGAGGGAATTGCCAGGGTGTATTGCCCTTGCGAGGAAACAGAAGGCATGACACTTGCTTTCTTGCAGACGGGCGATCAGCTCCGCACCGATTGTTTGTGCAGTGATGGCATTTGCGTCGAAGCCATGACTCCTTTGAGAATCGAAACCAAATCGTTGGAGCCATCACCGAACGGTTATGACTCTGTGAATGAGTGGACTTTGCAACTGCTGCGAATTCGCCACTTAGGACAAGCAGAACAGCGACTTCACGCATTGTTGAGCCTTCTCGTGAATCGATTGGGTAAACGTTATGGAGAATGGTGCAACCTTCCTTTTCGCCTCACGCACGACCGAATTGGTGAATTGATTGGTTCCACACGAGTGACATCAACTCGTTTGATTTCCAAGCTTCGTAACGGGGAGATGTTGGTCACAAACTCTGGCGAGGCCACAATGAAACTCTCTCCCAGGTTGATTGAATCAAGTCCACTAGGTTTTTAG